In Nocardia yunnanensis, one DNA window encodes the following:
- the holA gene encoding DNA polymerase III subunit delta: protein MNQRPAPLHLVLGEEELLIERAVAAITAQARSVTPDPDSLPVDRLRAGDASSSELAELLSPSLFAEDRVIVLESAAEAGKDAVAVIQDAASAPPEGVVLVILHTGGGRAKALAPALQKLGAVVHSCAKLTKPGERIEFVRNEFRAANVKVSADVVQALLEAVGSDLRELAAASSQLAADTGGKVDLAAVRQYYSGKAEVTGFEVADLAVAGDRPAAMEALRWAIDRGVPAVLLADALADSVHTIARVGSAGRGDPFKLAGDLGMPPWKVKKAQGQARGWTGASIGAALQVVAALNGDVKGQAADADYALEHALARILDLRENAS from the coding sequence GTGAACCAGCGACCCGCGCCCCTGCATCTCGTGCTCGGTGAAGAGGAACTGCTGATCGAACGGGCCGTCGCGGCGATCACCGCGCAGGCTCGATCCGTCACCCCGGATCCGGACTCGTTGCCGGTGGATCGGCTGCGCGCCGGGGATGCCAGCTCCTCGGAACTGGCGGAGCTGCTGAGCCCTTCGCTGTTCGCCGAGGACCGGGTGATCGTGCTGGAGTCGGCCGCCGAGGCCGGCAAGGACGCGGTCGCGGTGATCCAGGATGCCGCGTCCGCGCCCCCGGAGGGTGTCGTGCTGGTCATCCTGCACACCGGCGGCGGACGCGCCAAGGCGCTCGCGCCGGCCCTGCAGAAGCTGGGCGCGGTGGTGCACAGCTGCGCCAAGCTCACCAAGCCGGGCGAGCGGATCGAGTTCGTGCGCAACGAGTTTCGCGCCGCGAACGTGAAGGTGTCGGCCGACGTGGTGCAGGCGCTGCTGGAGGCCGTCGGCTCGGACCTGCGGGAATTGGCCGCCGCCAGTTCGCAGTTGGCCGCCGACACCGGCGGCAAGGTGGATCTCGCGGCGGTGCGGCAGTACTACTCGGGCAAGGCCGAGGTGACCGGCTTCGAGGTGGCGGACCTGGCCGTGGCGGGTGACCGTCCCGCGGCCATGGAGGCGTTGCGCTGGGCCATCGATCGCGGCGTCCCCGCGGTGCTGCTCGCGGACGCGCTCGCGGATTCGGTGCACACCATCGCCCGGGTCGGCTCGGCCGGGCGGGGCGACCCGTTCAAACTGGCCGGAGACCTCGGCATGCCGCCGTGGAAGGTGAAGAAGGCGCAGGGCCAGGCGCGCGGCTGGACCGGCGCCTCCATCGGGGCGGCCCTGCAGGTGGTGGCGGCCCTCAACGGGGATGTGAAGGGTCAGGCCGCGGACGCCGACTACGCCCTCGAGCACGCCCTCGCGCGGATTCTGGACCTGCGCGAGAACGCCTCCTAG